A stretch of the Festucalex cinctus isolate MCC-2025b chromosome 20, RoL_Fcin_1.0, whole genome shotgun sequence genome encodes the following:
- the LOC144009701 gene encoding uncharacterized protein LOC144009701 produces MLPGSVSSIQVRSGLPASVALCLLILLLLFSSCSAHSTTVEHDFHIVHNVDNRSPEIDPFWYVGRGVRPIGRFGKRQSRAEATGDVRMEPVVRLLELLFDSLRNKEDLGKVLHGEDGDWLP; encoded by the exons AGCGTGAGCAGCATCCAGGTGAGGAGCGGGTTGCCTGCATCCGTGGCTCTTTGCCTCCTCATCCTGCTCCTCCTGTTCTCCTCCTGCAGCGCGCACAGCACCACAGTGGAGCACGACTTCCACATTGTGCACAATGTGGACAACAGAA GTCCCGAGATTGACCCCTTCTGGTACGTGGGCCGCGGCGTGAGACCCATCGGGCGTTTCGGCAAGCGACAAAGCCGCGCGGAGGCGACGGGTGACGTGCGCATGGAGCCCGTCGTCAGGTTGCTGGAGCTGCTCTTCGACAGCCTGCGGAACAAGGAGGACCTTGGCAAGGTGCTGCATGGCGAGGACGGGGACTGGTTACCATGA